The Halostagnicola larsenii XH-48 region CATACAGTTGCGCTGCGAGAACCGAGCCCAGCGAATACGTCGGGAAGTAGCCAAAGGAGCCGTGACTCCAGTGGATGTCCTGCAGACAACCCTCGGCGTCGGTATCGGGGCGCACGCCGAGGTACTCCTCGTACTTGTCGTTCCAGACCTCGGGAACGTCCTCGACGGCGAGGTCGCCCGAGATCAGGTCCCGCTCGATTTCGAAGCGGATCACGATGTGGAGGTGGTAGGTCAGCTCATCCGCTTCGACGCGGATCAGGTTGTCGTCGTACACCTGATTCGCGGCCTCGTAGGCCTCTCGCGGGGAGACGTCCTCGAGTTCGGGGAACCGCTCTCTGGCGGTCGTCAGGAAGCGGTCCCAGAACGGCCGGGAGCGCCCGACGTGGTTCTCCCAGAGCCGCGACTGGGATTCGTGGACGGTGAGGTCGCGGGCTTCGCCGAGCGGCGTGGCGTACTCCTCGTCGGGGAGTCCGATGGTGTAGTTCGCGTGGCCGAACTCGTGGATGACCGACGTGATCGAACCGAGCAGGTCCTCCTCGTCGAAGCGAGTCGTCACGCGGGCGTCGAACTGCGTTCCCGACGAAAACGGATGCGGAGCCGTATCGAGACGGCCGCGATTCCAGTCGTAGCCGAGCGCGTCGAGGGCGTCGCGGGCCAGCGCCTCCTGATCGTCGTCGTCGAACTGGCCGGCGAAGGCGTCGGTCGCGAGATCCGCGTCGCTTTCGTCGATCGCCTCGATCAGCGGGACGAGGTTATCGCGCAACCGCTCGAGGATTTCCTCTGCGGTCTCGAGGTCCAGATAGGGCTCGTATTCGGCGAACAGCACCTCGTAGGGGTCCGCGTCGGGGTCGATGTGCGCGGCGTACTCGCGTTTGAGGTCGACGAGTTTCTCGAGCGTCGGCGCGAACTGCTCGAAGTCGTCCTCCTTCCGGGCCTGCGTCCACGTCGGGTGCGCGTTCGAGGTCGTCTCCGAAATCTCCTCGACGAGGTCCTGGGGAACGCTCGTCGCCCGGTCGTACGTTCGGCGAACCTCGCGGACGACCGCCCGCTGGTCGCTCGTGAGGTCGTCGCTCGCGGCTTCGAGTTCCTCGAGGAGGTCGCCCGTCTCCTCGTCGGTTAGCAGTTCGTGACTGAGCGAGGACAGCGTTGAGAGCTGTTTCGCCCGCGCCGGCGTCCCCGCTTCGGGCATGATGACTTCCTGATCCCACTGCAGGACGCCCGCGGCGTTACCGATATTCGAAATCCGCTCGACGCGTTCCTCGAGGCGGTCATAGGCCTCGGTCGTATTGATCGCCGTCTGTGTCTGATCTGTTGTCATTGGGACACAGTATGAGCGACTCACCCATCAACGTCCGGGTTCCGGTGGAATCGGGCGAACCGGCACGATTCGTCGTTACTCGTCGATATCGTGCTGATAAATCGCGAGATAGATCGAGCCGATCGCACAGAGGATACCGCCGGCGAAGAGAAACGAGTACGGCGATTCCTCGGGAGCGAGCCACGCGTCGGTCAGCGTCAGGCCGATGAATCCGACGGGAAGCAAGACCAACGCCCCGTTTTGCATGGCCATCGCGACGCGCCAGAGCCACCCCCTCGAGGTCGCCGAACTCGTCGAGTCGTCGAGTCGCTCGCGGTCGGCTCCACTGGCATCCATTGATCGAGTTGACACTCTCGAGGATCGTAAGTCCACCGGAGAGTGATACTCGGGCGTGTCGGACCCTTCAGGCGTCGTGGACGACCACGACCGTCATCGGCGCGGTTCGGACGACGGATTCGGAGACGCTGCCGAACAGGAGTCGGCCGGCCCGTTTGCGGCCGTGGCTGCCGATCACGATCTGGTCGAAGCCGTTTTCGACCGCGTGCTCGACGATCTCCCGGGCCGGTTTTCCCGTTTTGACCGCGGTCTCGATGTCGCGATCGGTATCGGACACCTGCTCGACGGCGTCCTCTAAGAGGGCGTTCGCACGGCTATGTGCTTTTTCGTATCCCGGGAAATCGTCTTCGGAGTTGACGAACGCCATCCAGTAGCCCTCTGGGAGTTCGATCACGTGTAACGCCGTGATCGACGCCTCGGGAAACTCCTCGAGTGCGTACTCAAGCGCGGCACTCGCCTGTGGCGAATCGTCCACCGGGACCAGAACGTTGTCCACCATGCGAGTCACCACCACGGACGGGAGCTTAAACCACCCACCACCACACGCACGGAGGGCGGCCGGTGATACCCCGTTTCAGGTCAGTTCCGAATCAAACGGGGCCGCCGTCGTGCTCACACCCAGCGCTCTGCGAGCCGCCGATACGTCTCGAGACAGCGCTCGAGGACCGGAATCGAGACGCTCTCGGTTTTCGTGTGCGCCTCGCCGGGTTCGGACGCGCCGTAGATCACACACTCCGTCCCGGCCTGCGAGAGCCACCCGGCGTCCGTCGCGTGGGGTTTCGTGACGAGTTCGGGAGCTCCCTGCTGGACGTCGGCGGCGGCCTCGCAGACCGCATCCGCGAACGCGCGATCCGTACACTCCATCGGAGGCAGGTCCTGGTCGACCGTCCACTCGATACCCTCGAGTTCGGTCACCGACTCGAGAGACGCCCGTTCGCCCGGGACTGTTCGCTCGTCGACCGTGATCGTACACGCCTCCGGGACGACGTTCCACGCGGAGCCGCCCTCGATCTCGGTGACGACGAGGCTCCCCGCGAGTCGGTCGCCGGCCACCTCGAGAGACGGCACCTCGAGACCGCGAATCGCATCGACGGCGTCGGCGGCGCGGTAGATCGCGTTCTCGCCGGCTTCGGGTTCGCTCGCGTGGGCGGCGGTGCCCCGAGCCGTGACCGTGCTGGCGCGTCGACCCTTGTGGGCGACGGCGACGTCCGTCACGTCGGGTCCGGAGTAGTTCGTCGAACCCTCGCCGACGACGGCGTGGTCGGGTACGAAGCCGTTTTCGATCGCGTGGCGAGCGCCCGTGCCGCCGACCTCCTCGCCGACGAAACTCGCGAAGACGAGTTCGCCGGGCCGGGTGTCGGAATCGGCGTTTGAACCGGAATGGGTACTCGAACTGGAGTCAGCGCTCGAACCGGAATCCGCGTTCGAACCGGAGTCGGCACTCGAACCGAAATCGCCGATCGAGGGCGACTCGAGGTCGGCGTCCCGAAACGCGATCGCGGCCGCCGCGAGCGTCCCTTTCATATCGGCCGTTCCGCGGCCGTAGAGCCTGCCGTCGCGCTCCTCGACGAGATACTCGCCGTCGTCGATCTGGGACTCGTCCGGCGGGACGACGTCGTGATGACCGACGAACGCGAGCGTCCGCGGGTCGGCCGCTCCGGCCTCCACAGCGCCGGCGGCGTCGCTCGGGCGTCGTCGAGCGATGACGTTGCCGACTTCGTCTCGCGCGACCGTCGCGTCGGTTTCGGTCCGCAGCCACTCCTCGAGCGCGTCGCCCGCCGCGGTCTCGTCCTCGTGGCTCGGGATCGAGACCAGCGTCCGGGTCAGATCGACGACAGACATAGCGGGCGGTACGGGCTCGAACGTGTTCGTTCCACCGAAACCGACACCGAGGAGAGAGCGCATCGACGGCTCGCAAACGTCACCGCCGTCCGTCAGCGGCGTGGCCCCGACGATTCGTCAGTACCGCTCGAGTGCACTCCAGCGGAGAATCTCGGCGTGGTCGAGGATCAAGCCGTCAACGCCCGCTTCGAGGAGTTGGTCGGCCTCGTACCACGTGTTGACCGTCCAGACGTTGACCGGCAAGTCCCTGTCGTGGGCCTCGGCCACGAGATCGATCGACTCGTACGCATCGTCGTCGAAAAACGGCGTCCCGTAGAGCATGTCCATCGGAGGGTTGATCGCAGCAGTGTCGTACTCGTCGGTCACCGCAAGCCCCTTTTCGATCGATTCGGAGAGGAGGTATCCCACCGGGATCTCGGGGGCGATCTCAGTCACGGTTGCGAGGGCACCTTCCCAGAACGTCGTGAACAGGAGTTCGTTCTCGTAGTCGGTCGCAACGTCGACCACCTTCTCGAGCCACTCCCATTGCTCCCGTTCGGCCGCCGGGTCGTCGACTCGGCCGAACTGAACGTCCGAAGACCCTTCCTTGATATCGATATTGACGCCGGTTTCGGTCGGGATCGCGTCTAGCGCTTCGGACAGTGTCGGAACCGTCTGGCCGCTCTCGAGGACCTCCGCCGAGAATACCGTCTCCGCGGGCGTCTCGTAGATCACGCCCGTTGTATCGGTCAGTCCGCTCAGTTCCGTATCGTGAAAGACAGCGAGTTCACCGTCTTCGGTGGGCAACACGTCGAGTTCGATCCAATCCGCCCGCCGTCGGTTGGCCGCATCGTCGGTTCCGCCCTGCGTAGCGAGTTCGAACGCCGCGACGGTGTTTTCGGGATACGTGTCGGCGTACCCGCGATGAGCGATGACCGTCGCGCGATCGGTTCGGCTCGCGCGATTGTCCTCATCGCTTCGAGTCCGGTGGGGGCCCGTCGTCGCGCCAGTCGTCGAAGATGCGGCCGTTCCGCCGACGAGTGCCGCTCCCGTCCCGGCGACGAATCGACGTCGGTTCACCATGCTTGGTCTATTTTGCATACGAGGTTCGTTCATTTGAATCTATATTATTCTTTATAATTTTAATAAATATAAGAGCGTGGTAGTGAATACTGGTATGGAGATCTGACGATGGGAGGGAAAGATACATACTCGAGGATCTCTCGAAACGAGAGAGGCTAGTAGTCGTCTCCCTCTCGAGCGGCGTTGTCGTTCGTACCCGAAATCCGATCCCGTCACGGCTAGTTCGAACAGGAACCCACGAAGCGACGAATACAGGCCCAATCGTTTTCCGTGATTTCGTAGTAGAGAACCCAATGACCTCCGACGAGGAGACGACGTGGGAGTACGAGACGGTTCGGCCGCCTCGAGAGGCCACGAAAGAGGAGGCCACCGATCCGGTGGACGTTCTCAACGAGCGCGGAGACGAGGGCTGGGAATTCGTCGAGACGATCGATTACAGCGGCGGCGGCACGAAGTACCTCGTGTTCAAGCGGCCGAAGCGAACCGACGATGATGACGGACGACGTTCGGGAACGGATCAATGAGCAACGACAAGGTCAGTACGCAAGACACGATGCGCGAGCGGGCCGACGAAAGCCGGCTCAAACTCTGGTTGCTCGTCGGCGCGAACCGACTGCTCGTCACCGCAGTTCTTGCCGCGACGTTCTTCGTCCTCTTCATGCTCGGCGGGGTTTTCGATCCCCCGCTTACGAACTTGCTGCAGCGGCGGGGCGTCATTGAGTCGATGTTTTCCTCGATGATCAGCGCGCTCATCACCGGCGTCACCCTGGTCGTCACCATCAGTCAGCTGATCGTCTCGCAGGAAAACGGCCCGCTCGGCGAGCAACGGACTCGCATGAGCGAGACGATGGATTACCGAGATTACATCAAAGAGATCGTCGGAAAACCCGCACCGGCTGACCCGTCGACGTTTCTCCGAGAGATCGTCGGCGCGACACAGACGCGGGCCGAAGACGTCAGGGAGCGCATCAAATCGACGGAGAACGAGGACCTCGAGCAAGAAGTCGACGAACTGGTCGACAGCATCATCGGCAACTCCGAAACCGTCCAAGAGAAACTCGACGGCGCGACGTTCGGCACCTTCGACGTCGTCTACGCCTCGATGGACTACAACTACGCCTGGAAGATCTTCCAGATCGAGCGGATCGAAGACGAGTACGAAGATGTCCTTGAAGACGAACACCGGGATGCGTTCGACGAGCTGCGCACGTCGCTCGTCATGTTCGGCCCCGCTCGAGAGCACATCAAAACGCTGTATTTCCAGTGGGAACTCATCGACCTCTCGCGGCTGATCCTCTACGCCGCGATTCCGGCGCTGCTCGTCTCGGGGATGATGCTCACGTTCGTCGATATCTTGACGATTGGCGGGACCACGCTCGGGGCGGAAAACCTCCTCTGGGTCGTCGCCATTGCGTATACGTTCACGCTGATACCGTTCCTGATGTTGACCGCGTACGTGCTTCGGATCGCGACGGTCGCGAAGCGAACCCTGGCGATCGGGGCGTTGATATTGCGGGATTCGCAGCGTTAACGGGACTAGTGGGCGGTACAGGACGATCCGTCGCACCGTCGAGAAACGTTCTGCGAACTGTTGCACTCGAGGGCGACGAAGAGGGTGTCATAGAACCCTTCTCGAGGAGTTGGTTTCGAGCAATTCAAAGCGACATACCTACTCAGTAGGGTTGCGTACTGACCGCCGCTATTCTGTCAGAAAAGATTAGTTTTCAGAATCGCGTGCGAGAGACAGCCCATGGCGCGCGCTCGTTGCGAGCCACTGGAACTCTCCGGCTCACTGAGCTTGAACAATCATTCGTGCTATGAACCAAGCCACCGTGCGAGTGCTCCTGCGAGAAGCACCAGTGCACCGGCAATAAACGTACCGGGAACTGGAAGTACGAACAAAATTGCACCAAACGCGAGGACCACTGTTGATGGTTTCATCCAGAAGTGACTACGAGACTCAAACGGTTACCACTTGGGCCTCTCAAACGGGATGGAGCAGAAAGCTGGGGCCGTAGGGGTCTGCTGTACTGATCATTCGTCGGACGCCCTAGAGCGGTGTGAGAACTCTTCTATGACACCCTGCGACGAAGGCTAAAATCGACACGAGCGAGTGTGGTCGAAGAACAACGAAACGACATTTCGCAGTTCGAGACGGGACACCCGCTACCAGCGACTGAAACGGTCCCGAAACACCGCTCGAGCCCACCAACCACCATCCCGCTCGTTGAACACCCTTATTGGCGTCGGCTACCGTAGATTGACACATGAATGTCGTGCCGGACACGAGCGTGGTCATCGACGGCCGCGTCTCGAAGACGATCGAAGACGGGCAGTTCGAGGGAGCGACGGTTTCGATACCCGAAGCCGTCGTCGCGGAACTCGAGGCGCAGGCAAACGACGGCTACGATAGCGGCTGGGACGGCCTCTCGGAACTCAAACGGCTGGCCGATCTCGCCGATGACGGCGTCGTCAACGTGGAGTACGTCGGCGAACGGCCAAGCGCCATGGAACGCGGCCACGCATCCGAAGGGGAAATCGACGCCCTGATCCGGGATCTGGCTGAGGATCTCGAGGCCACGTTCATCACGAGCGACATCGTACAGGCCGAGGTCGCGCGGGCGAAAGGCCTCGAGGTCGAGTACGTCTCGCCGGAGGTCCGAGAAGTCGGCACCCTCACCGTCGAGGACTACTTCGACGAGGAGACGATGAGCGTCCACCTCAAGACGGATACGGTGCCGATGGCCAAACGCGGCGCGCTCGGCGAGATGCGCTACGAGGAAATCGCCGACGAACCGCTCGACGAGGCGACGATGGACGAGTACGCCCGCGAGGTCGTCGACGGAGCCAAGGAGTCGAGCGACGGATTCATCGAACTGAAGGAACCGGGCATGCAGATCGTCCAGTTTCGGGACTTCCGGATCGCCATCGCCCGACCGCCCTTTTCGGACGGCATCGAGATCACCGCGGTTCGCCCGATCGCACAGACCGACATCGAAGACTACGAGCACGCCGACGAGTTGAAGGATCGACTGCTCGAGCGCCAGCGCGGCGTCCTCATCTCCGGCGCGCCGGGGGCGGGGAAGTCCACGTTCGCGCAGGCGGTCGCCCGATACATCTCGGACAACGACTACTCGGTGAAGACGATGGAGAAGCCGCGGGACCTGCAGGTCGGTCCCGAGATCACCCAGTACACGGAACTGGGCGGTCAGATGGAAAAGACCGCCGACGCCCTGTTGATGGTTCGGCCCGACTACACCATCTACGACGAGGTGCGCAAGACCAACGACTTCGAGGTGTTCGCGGACATGCGACTCGCCGGCGTCGGCATGCTCGGCGTCGTCCACGCCACGCGGCCGATCGACGCCCTCCAGCGGCTCATCGGCCGGGTCGAACTCGGAATGATCCCGCAGGTCGTCGACACGGTCGTCTACATCGAGGCCGGGGAAGTCGCGAAGGTCTACGACGTCCGGACGGAAGTCAAGGTCCCCGCGGGACTCACCGAGGAGGACCTCGCCCGACCGGTGATCCAGGTCACGGAGTTCGAAACCGGCGTTCCGGAGTACGAAATCTACACCTTCAACCGGCAGGTCGTCACCGTCCCGCTCGACGGGGACGAGGACGGCGGGCCGGGTTCGGAATCCGGCGTCGACCGCATCGCCAAACAGGAGATCGAACGGGAGATTCGCTCGATCGCCCACGGCTACGTCGACGTCCAGCTCAAGGGCCAGGACCGCGCGGTCGTCTACGTCACCGACGACGACATCTCGAGCGTCATCGGGAAAGGCGGCGGCCGGATCAACGACGTCGAGAACCGACTCGGCATCGACATCGACGTTCGGACCCACGACGAGAACCCCCACTCCGGGGCGGGCGGTGCGAGTGGCGGAACCCAGCATGCCGGTGGGAACGGCCACGCGGGCGGGAACAGCGGATCGGGCGGCGGCCAATCCGCCGGGCAGATCGTCCAGCCCGAGATCACCTCGAGACACATCGTCGTCCCGGTCGACGGCCACCAGAGCGAGACCGTCGAGGTGCAGGCAAACGGCGAGTACCTGTTCACGGCGACGGTGAGCCGCGGCGGCGAGATACAGGTCTCTCGAGGGAGCGCGATTGCGGACGAGTTAGAGCAGGCGATCGACCAGAAAGACCCGATCACGGTTGTTCCCTCCTAAGTAGCTCCCCGCGAGCGAACGGAGTGAGTGAGCGGCTTTTTTAGCGTAGATTTTTTGGAGGAGGGTGACCCCGAAGGGGAACCCGACGAGAAAAAAGGTACGTGTGCGAGATACAGGTCTCTCGAGGGAGCGCGATTGCGGACGAGTTAGAGCAGGCAATCGACCAGAAAGACCCGATTACGGTCGTTCCCTCCTAAGTAGTTCTTCCGCGAGTGAGCAGAGCGAACGAGCGGCCTTTATGCCGTGGAAATCGGTCGGGACTAAGATTCTGCCGACTGGTTAACAGCGTTTTCGACCGTGGACAGAGAGCAGTACAGTAGGAAATGGGAGAACAGACGAGAAAAACGGGATTTCCATGAAACACCAGTTGATCGCACGAGTATGCGTGTAGAATAGTTCATTAATACTGCAAGAGATACAAGTGATGTTTTCATCTACAGTAGCAAGTCATTAATTCGTCACAAGTATCTGGATAGAAGGTTTTAATATTCAATTTATATAGACCAAGACCTATACCGGGAGTTCACATTAACAAGTGACACGATGGCAGACCAAACTGATGCCGAAGTCATTCGTCGAGAGTTGGATACAGAAGGCGAGACACCAACCGTACAGATCGTAGAAATTGTGGCCAATCTCGAGGGGACCGATCAAAGCGAACTGCCACCGATGTACAATTGTATAGATGGCGTCCTCAAAAACCTCTTTTCCGATCCACCTGCACCTGAAGCACAGATGAGGATCGAATTTAGCTACAAAACGTATCGAATCACCGTCAATCAGGATGGAACAGCGAAGTTTGTAAAGACAGAATAGAGACGACGAACGAGCGCTCTCGATAACCACACGTCGTAATCGTTTTTTCAGATTCGAGCGTATGAGTATTTCGAGACGAGAAACTGCTTCGAACCATGGAAGTTCTCGAGAAGCATCTACTGCACACTCGAGCGGACGAATACCCACTCACAGAACCGTCAACCGCCGGCCGGACGTTTTGCGGAACCCGTACATGCTGTCATCGGCGAGGACGACCAGCCGATCCTCGAGCGAGAACAGGTCGCCGGAGCACCCGGGTTCGGTGGGCACCGAAGCGGTCCAGGACACCGTCCCGTCGCGGTCGATGGCGAACAGGCCACAGTCGTCCATCTCCGGAGTCATCCCGCGAGCGTAGAGCCGCTCGGTGTCGGCCGCGAGATCTCCCTGAATCTCGTACCCCTCGAGCGTCCAGCGGTGTTCGCCGCTCGAGCAGTCGACCGCCCGAATCGTTCCGTCGGCGACGCGGTACGCACGATCCTCGACGATGAGGGGGGCGCCCCCCGCGTGATCGAGCGAAAGCCTGCCGCGCCGGGTGTCGTCGGTCTCGATGAGCCACAGTTCGTCCTCGCCACTTTCGGTTTCGATGCCGAGCACCGCGACCGATACCGAGGTCTCGAGCCAGTGGGGCGTCGACGGGAGCGAGCGCGAGACCGTTCGGGTCCCCTCCGAGTCATAGCTCAGCAGTGTGGGATCGCTCCCGCCGGCGATCCAGACGTGATCGGCACTAACCGCTACGGCGTCGATGTCGTTGATGGGGGCGTCCTCGAGGTCGATCGAGAACAGTTCCTCGCCATCGGCCGGCGCGAACGCGACCACGCCCGCTTCGTGAAGGCCGACGGCGAGGGACGATGAGGCCCGGAACCTGAGCGCGGGGCCGTCCCACTCGGTCGTCCAGACGGTGTCCGGATCGTCGCTGCTCTGGCTCGTGACGCTCTCCGCGCCGTCGTCCGCCTCGGAAGGGGCGGGCTCGAGCGCGACCACGGTTTCGTTCTCGAGCGCGCAGACGACCCGCCCGTCCGCGACGGCAGGGAGACCGGTATACTGACTGTCGGTCACACCCTCCCAGACCATCGACCCGCTCGAGTCGTAGGCCGCTACCTCGGCGTCGTCGAGTTCGACGAATCCGGCGCCGCCGACATCGATCCCCTGCCCGCTCCGATTGCGAATTCGATACAGCAGGCGTCGATCGGACCGCCACAGGGAATCCCCCGAGTTCGCGCCCGGACCGATGCTGGTGGGGAGTGACTCCTCCCAGACGAACTCCCCGCCGCCGGGCTGGTAGCCACAGCCGGCGACGAGGGCCGACGCCCCGGTCGCGAGCGCGCCCAGCACCTGTCGGCGCGACCGCCGCGGCCGGTCGCCAGTCACGCACCCACCCCCTCGCGCTCTAGGTCTCGGAGGTGCTCGAGGCGCTCGGCCGTCGGCGGGTGCGTATCCGGAAAGATGTCGGTGCTGATCAGCTCCGCCGAACTGAACGCGCGGGACTCGAGCGGGGCGAGATAGAGCGCTTCGACGCCGCCGTCGAGGGCGCGAAGGTCCTCGTCCGGCACCTCGGGCATCGCCCCGTCGATCTTCTCGAGCGCGCTCGCGAGGGCGGCCGGAGAGCCGGTGATCGTCGCCGCGGCCCGATCGGCAGCGTGCTCGCGATACCGCGAGAGGAGCCGATAGAGCAACACGCTCGCGAACCAGAACATCGCCGAAACGGCGAGCGTGAGGACCGTCGTGACGACGATGACGACGATAGCGACGAGAAGCGCACGCCCGTCGCGGTCCCCGCCCGACGACCCGCCGCCGGATCCGAGTATCCGGACGAACCAGTACAGGATGGTGAACGCGATGATCGCGAGGTAGTAGGTGATCGTCGGCAAGAGCCACGCCGTCGTCATCACCCTCGCGTCGTGATTCGCGAGGTGTGCGAGTTCGTGGGCCAGCGTCGCCTCGAGTTCGTCCTCCGAAAGGAGTTCGAGCAGTCCGGTCGTGACGACGACGGCTTCGGTGTTACCCCCGGCGACCGCGAAGGCGTTCGGAACCTCGCTGTCGATCACCGCAACGTCCGGTTTCGGAACGTCCGCCTGGGCCGCGAGGCGGGTGACCATCGCGTGTACCGTCGGATACGATTCCGCGTCGACCCGGTTCGCGCCGACCGAGCCGAGCACAGCGCTGGGCCCGTACAGATACTGGATGACGAGTCCGCCGAGAATAACGACGACCAACAGGAGCGGGTCGACGTAGAACTCGCCGGTGTACGGGCGTTCGTTGGCCCACTCGAGCAACGCGATGCCGACGGTATTCAGGAGAAAGACGAACGTGTAGACGAACGCGAACGGGAGGACGACGATGAAAAATAGCGCCAGCGCCGTCCGCAAGCGTAGCTCGCGGTCCGATTCGAGGGCGACCGAGGCGGCGAGTCGGGAGGACATGGGAGGGCGGTTAGTATCGTAGCAGATACTGGGACCGTCCGGAAAATAAACCTGTCTGTTGAATACCAAAAAGGTGCTCGAGCGAGCGCAGCGACTCGAGCGAACCGAGTGAGGGCCGTACCCCCTTTCTCGCTACTAGTTGTTTAAGGTACACTCCTTTATACGAGTAGCATCTCGAATCAGTCATCAAATGACGGGCTACGTGCTGCGCTGCAGCGGTGAACTGCGTGACCACTGACGACGCCGACGTCGCGTCGGAAGGGGGGCCGTTCCTGACAGACCGAGATAATTTGGCCGCGGTACGCGAACGGGTAACGTCGTACGTCGAATCGCTGGTTACCGACGCGAACGCCGACGGCGTCGTCGTCGCAATGAGCGGTGGCGTCGACTCCACGCTGACCGCGACGCTGGCCACCGACGCGGTCGGGAGCGAGAACGTCCTCGCGCTCGGATTACCCTACCACAAGACCGAACAGGCCGGGATGACCGACGCTCGAGCGGTCGCCGAGACCCTCGGGATCGAGTTTCGAGAGATCCACCTCCGGTCGCTGATCGACGCCTTCGACGAGACGATCTCGCCGGCGCTCGAGCCGGACACGGAGTCGATGTCCCGGCCGAACCAGCGAAATCACGCGCTCGGGAACGTCGCGGCCCGAATGCGGATGGTCGCGCTGTACTACGCGGCCAATCGCCAGTCGCGGATCGTCCTGGGGACGGCAAACCGCTCCGAGTCGATGTTAGGGTACTTCACGAAGTACGGCGACGGGGCCGCCGACTGTTATCCGATCGGCGACCTCTACAAGACCGAAGTTCGGGCGCTGGCGGACTATCTCGACGTCCCCGATCGAATCATCGACAAAGAGCCGACGGCGGGATTTTACG contains the following coding sequences:
- a CDS encoding M48 family metalloprotease gives rise to the protein MSSRLAASVALESDRELRLRTALALFFIVVLPFAFVYTFVFLLNTVGIALLEWANERPYTGEFYVDPLLLVVVILGGLVIQYLYGPSAVLGSVGANRVDAESYPTVHAMVTRLAAQADVPKPDVAVIDSEVPNAFAVAGGNTEAVVVTTGLLELLSEDELEATLAHELAHLANHDARVMTTAWLLPTITYYLAIIAFTILYWFVRILGSGGGSSGGDRDGRALLVAIVVIVVTTVLTLAVSAMFWFASVLLYRLLSRYREHAADRAAATITGSPAALASALEKIDGAMPEVPDEDLRALDGGVEALYLAPLESRAFSSAELISTDIFPDTHPPTAERLEHLRDLEREGVGA
- a CDS encoding NAD+ synthase codes for the protein MTTDDADVASEGGPFLTDRDNLAAVRERVTSYVESLVTDANADGVVVAMSGGVDSTLTATLATDAVGSENVLALGLPYHKTEQAGMTDARAVAETLGIEFREIHLRSLIDAFDETISPALEPDTESMSRPNQRNHALGNVAARMRMVALYYAANRQSRIVLGTANRSESMLGYFTKYGDGAADCYPIGDLYKTEVRALADYLDVPDRIIDKEPTAGFYVGQTDADELGAPYAVIDPLLERVVDRGQSLEAAADEMGIDRETARAVLAMYDSSEHKRTVPPTPGIGDRNRV